One Candidatus Hinthialibacter antarcticus genomic window carries:
- a CDS encoding 2-oxo acid dehydrogenase subunit E2: MDILLPPLAEGADSGTVVSILVKVGDVIKADQSVIEIENEKAIAPIPSTSAGTVTEIYVAEGDTVSVGQKLVAVGEGGAAAKDKSAAKSEAPKKKTSQSKSAPAAKKSVRTDVVLPALAEGADSGTVVSIMVKAGDAIEKDQPLIEIENEKAIAPIPSTVAGVVAEVYVNEGDVINEGQKLVAISSGDGSAPAVTQEREAAPSPIHTPYDGQKVEDPYLSYRYQSRSGYPPPASPSIRKMSAQIGLDLSRVPGSGHGGRILIEDIQTYIQYLQNLADSPRQAAPAASSAPSAAPSKPKAESIDFSQWGKVKSEPISSLRKTIGRRLQDAWNTIPHVYQFDEADISDVMELRKKYKAAYAKKDASLTLTSVTIKAVVKALKDYPIFNASLDEVKHEIVYKEYFHIGVAVDTEAGLVVPVIRDADKKSILDISLELQELAAKARDRKLSSEEMKGSSFTISNLGGIGGTHFTPIVNPPNTAILGVGRGAVKPVYDGKKFIPRSFMSLCVSYDHRVIDGADGARFITSLVEAIETFPESEIKLSSSQKK, translated from the coding sequence ATGGATATCCTGCTACCCCCTCTCGCGGAAGGCGCAGACTCAGGCACAGTGGTTTCGATCTTAGTCAAAGTCGGCGACGTGATTAAAGCCGACCAATCTGTGATTGAGATCGAAAACGAAAAAGCAATTGCGCCGATTCCATCCACGTCGGCTGGTACGGTCACAGAAATTTATGTGGCGGAAGGCGATACGGTTTCAGTCGGCCAAAAATTAGTTGCGGTCGGTGAAGGCGGCGCGGCAGCCAAAGATAAATCCGCTGCCAAATCTGAGGCGCCCAAGAAAAAAACATCTCAATCGAAATCGGCCCCCGCCGCGAAGAAAAGCGTACGGACGGATGTCGTCTTGCCTGCGTTGGCCGAAGGCGCTGATTCGGGCACGGTCGTCTCTATCATGGTCAAAGCGGGCGATGCGATTGAAAAAGATCAACCGCTCATTGAGATCGAAAACGAAAAAGCGATTGCGCCCATCCCATCAACGGTTGCGGGCGTTGTGGCTGAGGTTTACGTCAATGAAGGCGACGTGATTAATGAAGGCCAGAAGTTGGTCGCAATTTCGTCAGGCGACGGCTCTGCGCCCGCAGTGACGCAAGAGCGCGAAGCGGCCCCGTCGCCCATTCATACGCCCTATGACGGACAAAAAGTTGAAGACCCCTATCTCAGTTATCGCTATCAGTCGCGCAGCGGATATCCACCGCCGGCCTCGCCCAGTATTCGCAAAATGTCCGCGCAGATTGGTCTGGACCTTTCCCGCGTGCCCGGTTCGGGGCATGGCGGACGCATCCTGATTGAAGATATTCAAACGTACATTCAGTATTTGCAGAACCTGGCAGATTCGCCGCGCCAGGCTGCTCCGGCGGCTTCGAGTGCGCCAAGCGCCGCGCCGTCAAAACCCAAGGCGGAATCCATCGACTTCTCGCAATGGGGCAAAGTGAAATCTGAGCCGATCTCATCGTTGCGAAAAACCATCGGGCGCCGTCTGCAAGACGCGTGGAACACCATCCCGCATGTCTATCAGTTTGATGAAGCCGATATCAGCGACGTCATGGAATTGCGCAAGAAGTATAAAGCGGCCTACGCAAAGAAAGACGCGAGTTTAACGCTCACCAGCGTCACCATTAAAGCCGTCGTCAAAGCGTTAAAAGATTATCCCATCTTCAACGCCAGCCTCGATGAAGTAAAACATGAGATCGTCTATAAAGAGTATTTCCACATTGGCGTCGCTGTGGATACTGAAGCGGGCTTGGTGGTGCCAGTGATTCGCGACGCTGACAAGAAAAGTATTCTGGATATATCCCTCGAATTACAAGAACTCGCCGCCAAAGCGCGCGATCGCAAATTGTCCTCAGAAGAGATGAAGGGCAGTTCGTTCACCATTTCAAACCTGGGCGGTATCGGCGGTACGCACTTTACGCCGATTGTGAACCCGCCGAATACCGCGATATTAGGCGTCGGACGCGGCGCGGTGAAGCCGGTTTATGACGGCAAGAAATTTATTCCGCGCTCATTCATGTCGTTGTGCGTCTCGTATGACCATCGCGTGATTGACGGCGCCGACGGCGCCCGCTTCATCACCTCGCTGGTCGAGGCGATTGAGACGTTTCCTGAAAGCGAAATTAAACTCAGTTCTTCACAGAAGAAATAA
- the lpdA gene encoding dihydrolipoyl dehydrogenase — MKPIQTEIVVVGGGPGGYAAAFYAADRGKKVIMIEKYKRLGGVCMNRGCIPSKAYLHAAKLIEEAKESSFRGVTFAEPKIDLDKLRAWKESILDKLAKGVESLAARRNVQVMYGRGLFEDSNTLRVETDEGQKYVKFEQAIVAVGSVPALPSAFDLGNPRVMTSDEALELQDIPKDMLIVGGGYIGMEMGTVYKTLGSNIVVVEAVDTILAGADRDLIRYVKERADKEFKEVRLNAKVTNMATSGKKIKVTMSIDGGKPVEEKYDRVLVSVGRAPNSEDIGLENTSATTDRKGFIEVSKTMQTKDPSIYAIGDVVGGAMLAHKASREARIAVDVILGDENAFENVIVPAVVFTDPELAWCGLTESEAKERGIEVQIAKFPWSASGRALTFDRPDGMTKLIVEPETDRVLGVGIAGVGAGDLISEGAFAIEMGATVRDLAEVVHPHPTLSETIMECAENFYGYSTHTYSATKKD; from the coding sequence ATGAAACCGATTCAAACGGAAATCGTTGTGGTTGGAGGCGGCCCTGGAGGCTACGCGGCTGCGTTTTACGCCGCTGACCGCGGCAAAAAAGTCATCATGATTGAAAAATACAAACGCCTGGGCGGGGTTTGTATGAACCGGGGCTGCATCCCATCCAAGGCCTATCTGCACGCGGCGAAATTGATTGAGGAAGCCAAAGAGTCGTCGTTTCGCGGCGTAACATTCGCCGAACCGAAGATTGACCTCGACAAGTTGCGTGCTTGGAAGGAATCGATCCTTGATAAACTTGCGAAGGGCGTCGAATCGCTGGCGGCCCGCCGTAATGTTCAAGTGATGTATGGGCGCGGATTGTTTGAAGATTCAAATACCTTGCGGGTCGAAACCGACGAAGGCCAGAAGTATGTCAAATTTGAGCAGGCGATTGTCGCCGTTGGTTCGGTGCCGGCGTTGCCCTCGGCGTTTGATTTGGGCAACCCGCGCGTGATGACCTCCGACGAAGCGCTAGAACTTCAAGACATCCCCAAAGATATGCTGATTGTCGGCGGCGGCTATATCGGCATGGAGATGGGCACCGTCTATAAAACCCTGGGCAGCAACATTGTTGTTGTCGAAGCGGTCGATACCATTCTGGCGGGCGCTGACCGTGACTTGATCCGCTATGTGAAAGAACGGGCCGACAAAGAATTCAAAGAAGTGCGCCTTAACGCCAAGGTCACCAATATGGCGACCAGTGGCAAAAAGATTAAAGTCACTATGTCAATCGACGGCGGCAAACCAGTCGAAGAAAAATATGACCGCGTTTTGGTGTCGGTCGGGCGCGCGCCCAACTCAGAAGACATTGGTCTGGAAAATACCAGCGCTACCACGGACCGCAAAGGCTTCATTGAAGTCAGCAAAACCATGCAAACCAAAGACCCGTCGATTTACGCGATTGGCGACGTGGTCGGCGGCGCCATGCTCGCGCACAAAGCCTCCCGTGAAGCGCGCATCGCGGTCGATGTTATCCTCGGCGACGAGAACGCGTTCGAGAATGTGATTGTCCCCGCTGTTGTTTTTACCGACCCTGAACTCGCCTGGTGCGGATTGACCGAGTCGGAAGCTAAAGAGCGCGGCATTGAAGTGCAGATCGCCAAGTTCCCCTGGAGCGCATCGGGTCGCGCATTAACCTTCGACCGCCCCGACGGCATGACCAAACTGATCGTCGAGCCGGAAACTGACCGCGTGTTAGGCGTCGGCATTGCGGGCGTTGGCGCGGGCGACCTCATTAGCGAAGGCGCGTTCGCCATTGAAATGGGCGCCACCGTGCGCGACTTGGCCGAAGTGGTACACCCCCACCCAACATTGTCTGAAACCATCATGGAGTGCGCGGAGAACTTCTACGGCTATTCGACCCATACCTACAGCGCAACCAAGAAAGACTAA
- a CDS encoding WecB/TagA/CpsF family glycosyltransferase, with amino-acid sequence MNQNDESNQTINLFDVTIQNVSLNQAVRQIIQQTGVSGLTPVCFMNAHCVNIAANNHEYRSVLQQAPLVYADGVGMQIAARWMKTPLVDNVNGTDLFPQFCEALQETNLKLFLLGGAHGVADELKYNLERQYPKINVVGVHDGFFDENETPQVIETIRNAKTDILLVAMGVPKQENWITTHAAKTGARVAVGVGGLFNFYSGRIPRAPKWMRACGLEWLHRMTQEPGRLWKRYLIGNAAFLLRVFIHARNKNGASN; translated from the coding sequence TTGAATCAAAACGACGAGTCCAATCAAACCATCAATCTGTTTGACGTTACGATTCAAAATGTTTCGCTTAACCAAGCGGTTCGTCAAATCATCCAACAAACCGGCGTCAGTGGATTGACGCCGGTTTGTTTTATGAACGCGCATTGCGTCAACATCGCAGCAAACAACCATGAATACCGGAGCGTTCTGCAACAGGCGCCTTTGGTATATGCAGACGGCGTTGGAATGCAAATCGCGGCGCGATGGATGAAGACGCCTTTGGTTGATAATGTAAACGGGACAGACTTGTTCCCTCAATTCTGCGAAGCCCTGCAAGAAACAAATCTCAAACTATTTTTACTCGGCGGCGCCCACGGCGTTGCAGACGAATTGAAGTACAACCTCGAGAGGCAATATCCAAAAATAAATGTCGTTGGCGTACACGATGGTTTCTTTGACGAAAATGAAACACCGCAAGTTATCGAAACAATCCGAAACGCAAAAACAGACATTCTGCTGGTCGCGATGGGCGTTCCCAAACAAGAAAACTGGATCACAACTCACGCGGCGAAAACCGGTGCGCGCGTCGCAGTCGGCGTCGGCGGCTTATTTAATTTTTACTCGGGACGCATCCCCCGGGCGCCGAAATGGATGAGGGCCTGCGGGTTGGAGTGGCTGCATCGCATGACGCAAGAGCCGGGGCGGTTATGGAAACGCTATTTGATTGGGAACGCTGCGTTTCTATTGCGTGTATTTATCCATGCAAGAAACAAAAACGGCGCATCGAATTGA
- a CDS encoding prepilin-type N-terminal cleavage/methylation domain-containing protein yields the protein MRKSGFTLIELLIVVAIIGILAAIAVPNFLNAQIRAKLARNLADMKATATAVQMNQADRNVLLVDWWDDDQEWGHTRLREIFNMVGANDFESRNTFDILGPLTSPISYIASLPIDPFFPQESGAQSYRYGDNDPEGAGPDHGFGSFFEANIKITGLRVLNTGEFVLIGIGPDGILGINAGFGDIVRGLPYDQSNGLVSSGDITLRGSGGINQ from the coding sequence ATGCGCAAGTCTGGATTTACGCTTATTGAATTGTTGATTGTGGTAGCCATCATTGGAATCTTAGCCGCAATTGCCGTCCCTAATTTTCTCAACGCACAAATTCGCGCAAAGTTAGCGCGCAACCTGGCTGACATGAAAGCCACTGCGACTGCGGTACAGATGAATCAAGCAGACCGAAACGTGCTTCTGGTCGACTGGTGGGACGATGATCAAGAATGGGGCCACACACGATTAAGAGAAATATTCAACATGGTCGGCGCCAATGACTTCGAGTCGCGTAATACCTTCGACATCTTAGGCCCGCTCACCAGCCCGATTAGTTATATCGCCTCGCTGCCGATTGATCCGTTCTTCCCGCAAGAATCCGGGGCGCAATCCTACCGCTATGGCGACAATGACCCCGAAGGCGCCGGCCCCGATCACGGCTTCGGCTCTTTTTTTGAAGCGAACATAAAAATCACTGGACTGCGTGTGTTGAATACAGGCGAATTTGTGTTGATCGGTATTGGCCCGGATGGGATATTGGGAATCAATGCAGGGTTCGGCGACATTGTGCGCGGGTTGCCGTATGACCAAAGCAACGGCTTAGTCAGTTCCGGCGATATTACGCTGCGCGGCAGCGGCGGCATCAACCAATAG
- the msrA gene encoding peptide-methionine (S)-S-oxide reductase MsrA, which produces MEKATFGEGCFWCVEDAYRKVHGVIDAVSGYMGGHLANPTYQDVCSGTTGHAEVVQVEFDPEIITYEQLLNIFWTTHNPTQLNRQGPDVGEQYRSAIFYHTPEQQVAAEASKAEMDATDNFKLPIVTTIEPASAFWRAEEYHQKYYGKQRACRLL; this is translated from the coding sequence ATGGAAAAAGCCACATTTGGAGAAGGTTGTTTTTGGTGCGTCGAAGACGCATACCGAAAAGTACACGGCGTGATTGACGCCGTCAGCGGTTATATGGGCGGCCATCTCGCCAACCCGACCTACCAGGACGTTTGTTCGGGAACCACCGGACACGCCGAAGTCGTACAAGTTGAGTTTGATCCTGAAATAATCACCTATGAGCAACTACTCAACATTTTCTGGACGACGCATAACCCAACGCAGTTAAACCGACAAGGGCCGGATGTGGGCGAGCAATATCGCTCGGCGATTTTTTATCACACACCCGAACAACAGGTTGCCGCCGAAGCCTCAAAAGCCGAAATGGACGCAACGGACAACTTTAAACTCCCCATCGTCACAACCATCGAACCAGCGAGCGCTTTCTGGCGCGCCGAAGAATATCACCAGAAATATTATGGAAAACAACGCGCCTGCCGCCTCCTCTAA
- a CDS encoding prepilin-type N-terminal cleavage/methylation domain-containing protein, with translation MKKQCGFTLIELLIVVAIIGILAAIAVPNFMNAQIRAKLARIESDLRTLATALTMYRVDNGRPPQDTETQSHGWVYSYVLLTTPVSYMPNILADVFQADDVLQGSEHHRIGGPNGPLSYDYGTDVFHGYEGSAKSSNHPWYRAWGSSTWKTGSPGPDLKYTNVGLPAGAGWLAGSYYDSTNGLISPGDIYRGENFYAKKGGADRQ, from the coding sequence ATGAAAAAACAATGTGGATTCACGCTGATTGAATTATTGATTGTTGTCGCGATTATTGGAATATTGGCGGCGATTGCGGTTCCAAATTTTATGAACGCGCAAATTCGCGCCAAACTCGCCCGCATTGAGTCAGACCTGCGCACTCTTGCCACCGCGCTCACCATGTATCGCGTTGACAATGGTCGCCCGCCCCAAGACACGGAGACGCAAAGCCACGGTTGGGTCTATTCGTATGTGTTACTGACGACGCCAGTCTCCTACATGCCCAACATTTTGGCCGACGTGTTCCAAGCAGACGATGTTCTACAAGGCTCAGAGCATCACCGCATCGGCGGACCCAACGGGCCGTTAAGTTATGACTATGGGACGGATGTATTTCATGGCTATGAAGGAAGCGCGAAATCATCAAACCACCCTTGGTATCGAGCGTGGGGTAGTTCGACCTGGAAAACCGGCAGCCCCGGCCCCGACTTAAAATATACCAATGTTGGCTTGCCTGCTGGCGCGGGATGGCTGGCGGGCAGTTATTATGATTCTACCAACGGGCTGATCTCGCCCGGCGACATTTATCGCGGCGAAAACTTCTATGCCAAAAAAGGCGGCGCCGACCGACAGTAA
- a CDS encoding ABC transporter ATP-binding protein, protein MPIRLDNVTKTYRRGDEVVIALNNASFELSDGEMVAMVGPSGCGKSTCLNLTAGVDLPDQGKIFINGTDLTQASEAELTRHRRFGVGVVFQAFHLLPHLTVEENVALPQAIAGRRDREWVRELVNRVGLTHRAGHYPSELSGGEQQRTAVARALALRPMLIVADEPTGNLDSQSGQRVLELLNQLRREQNAALLLATHDDNIAAGADRVVRLQDGVIEAIEAR, encoded by the coding sequence ATGCCAATTCGTTTAGACAATGTGACGAAGACCTACCGTCGCGGTGATGAAGTTGTCATTGCGCTTAACAATGCGTCGTTTGAATTGAGTGATGGAGAAATGGTTGCGATGGTGGGGCCATCCGGCTGCGGAAAATCAACCTGCTTGAATTTAACGGCTGGCGTTGACCTGCCTGACCAAGGCAAGATTTTTATCAATGGAACGGATTTGACGCAAGCGAGCGAAGCCGAATTAACGCGCCATCGGCGTTTTGGCGTGGGGGTGGTGTTTCAGGCGTTTCATTTGCTGCCCCATTTAACGGTTGAAGAAAACGTGGCGCTTCCGCAAGCCATCGCAGGCAGACGCGACCGTGAATGGGTTCGCGAACTGGTCAACCGGGTGGGGTTGACGCACCGCGCCGGACATTACCCCTCCGAACTCTCCGGCGGCGAGCAACAACGCACCGCTGTCGCCCGCGCATTGGCGTTGCGCCCGATGCTGATTGTCGCCGATGAACCAACGGGCAATTTAGATTCGCAGTCCGGTCAACGTGTGTTGGAACTGCTCAACCAATTGAGGCGAGAACAAAACGCGGCGTTATTGCTGGCGACGCATGACGACAACATCGCCGCCGGCGCCGACCGGGTGGTTCGTTTGCAAGACGGCGTCATTGAGGCCATCGAAGCCCGATGA
- a CDS encoding ABC transporter permease: MIIQAFFLRPVRRRPVRFLLTALGVAIGAASVVATVLACQAAVRSMEEDIKELAGRTKLEISRPGDLDEQLLGEIRHFARDAVFAPVLDERVLVPQLDDLVRFFGLDLLSDDLVRGLDWDEGEAFGEEQFTQLLRGEGVMLPTPLAKQLAIRVGDSIELSLRSERIKVPVAGVFSPPSGTSAWDRVIVADIAYAQQLFGRAGRIDRIELMPRRGVPVDALRASLREALPNEYRIEQPDDRANQTNRMVSALRFNLTALSGISLLVGGVLVATTLYTSIVQRRYWIAMLRSLGASKSQLAFAVLAEAAAIGVVGGLLGALGGFAGAQVALASVRATMSVLVRDAPQSEIVWQPWLLWLGVGLGAVTSMASAFGPLLEAWKTPPLQALNSERPEYRNAKSYQKPMLLAAGFIVATVALSLAPPIYDLPYAALGASLAILAALIVLMGPLLDASAALAHRFRRGPFASTMQLAFAGLIAGRNRAAWAAGAIGVSVALAVGMSIMVTSFRQTIVDWTEQGLRSDIWIRSVSSQTGLPSGRLSPEALSIVHTLFDADQIDAFHMGEAFIQGEKIIFAAGEFSIVQKRGGVPFRGGRDSKDVFAETLQTHGAIVNEAFSRKFGVGEGDVVELQTRGGLIQRRVVGVYYDYSSHEGTLIIDRNDFLELHPDDGPQGIALFLPPDANLPAARERLREAFAGRWFIEIFLNRELKQEILKIFERTFAITAALQAIASLVAAIAVVMVLFALVNERKQDLSLLRILGAARWQTAKLVLWKAGILGAIGGAGGLAAGAVIGVILVKVVNLQSFRWSLQLIWPVGDLLMLYGVVVAACALAGAVPAWVVAKRNLQSVICDDA; this comes from the coding sequence ATGATTATACAAGCGTTTTTTCTGCGACCTGTTCGCCGACGACCTGTCCGTTTTTTGTTGACGGCGCTCGGCGTCGCCATCGGCGCGGCGTCCGTTGTCGCGACGGTGCTTGCGTGTCAGGCCGCTGTTCGTTCGATGGAAGAAGACATCAAAGAACTCGCCGGGCGAACCAAATTAGAAATCTCCCGCCCGGGCGATTTAGATGAACAACTGCTTGGAGAGATACGCCATTTCGCGCGCGACGCCGTGTTTGCGCCCGTGTTAGATGAGCGCGTCTTGGTTCCTCAACTTGATGATCTCGTTCGATTTTTTGGATTAGACTTGCTCTCGGACGATTTGGTTCGAGGCCTTGATTGGGACGAGGGCGAGGCGTTCGGCGAAGAACAGTTTACGCAACTCTTACGCGGCGAAGGCGTTATGCTGCCGACGCCCTTAGCGAAACAACTCGCGATTCGCGTAGGCGATTCCATAGAACTCTCGTTGCGAAGCGAACGAATAAAAGTCCCTGTGGCTGGGGTGTTTTCGCCGCCAAGCGGGACGTCGGCCTGGGACCGGGTCATCGTGGCGGATATCGCGTATGCGCAGCAATTGTTCGGGCGCGCCGGACGCATTGACCGCATTGAGTTGATGCCGCGGCGCGGGGTACCCGTCGATGCATTGCGCGCGAGTTTGCGCGAAGCGCTGCCCAATGAATATCGCATCGAACAGCCCGACGACCGCGCGAACCAAACCAACCGCATGGTCAGCGCATTACGATTTAACCTCACAGCCTTGTCGGGCATCTCACTGTTGGTCGGCGGCGTGTTGGTGGCGACTACGTTGTACACGTCTATCGTGCAGCGTCGCTATTGGATCGCCATGCTGCGTTCGTTGGGCGCATCCAAAAGTCAGTTGGCGTTCGCCGTGTTAGCCGAAGCCGCCGCCATTGGCGTGGTCGGCGGTTTGCTTGGGGCGTTGGGCGGGTTCGCTGGCGCACAAGTCGCGCTGGCCAGCGTACGCGCAACTATGTCTGTTTTGGTGCGCGACGCTCCTCAATCAGAAATCGTCTGGCAGCCCTGGTTGCTCTGGCTTGGGGTTGGTCTCGGCGCGGTGACCTCGATGGCGTCTGCGTTCGGCCCTTTGCTCGAAGCCTGGAAAACGCCTCCGCTGCAAGCGTTGAATAGCGAACGCCCTGAGTATCGAAACGCAAAATCCTATCAAAAACCAATGCTGCTCGCAGCGGGATTTATTGTTGCAACGGTTGCGCTTTCGCTGGCGCCGCCAATCTACGATTTGCCCTACGCCGCCTTGGGCGCGTCGCTCGCAATCTTGGCGGCGTTGATCGTATTGATGGGGCCGCTACTCGACGCGAGCGCTGCGCTAGCCCATCGCTTTCGTCGCGGCCCATTTGCGAGCACAATGCAACTCGCTTTTGCCGGGCTGATTGCGGGCCGAAATCGCGCTGCGTGGGCGGCGGGCGCCATCGGCGTTTCGGTCGCGCTCGCAGTCGGCATGTCGATCATGGTGACGTCGTTTCGGCAGACAATCGTAGACTGGACGGAACAGGGATTGCGTTCCGATATTTGGATCCGTTCCGTTTCATCGCAAACCGGGCTTCCATCAGGGCGCTTGTCGCCGGAAGCGCTTTCTATCGTACATACGTTGTTTGACGCCGATCAGATTGACGCCTTTCACATGGGAGAGGCGTTTATTCAGGGTGAAAAAATCATCTTTGCGGCGGGCGAATTTTCTATTGTGCAAAAACGCGGCGGCGTTCCATTTCGCGGCGGGCGTGATTCAAAAGACGTCTTCGCCGAAACGCTGCAAACCCACGGCGCCATCGTCAACGAAGCGTTTTCGCGTAAGTTCGGTGTTGGCGAAGGCGATGTGGTTGAACTGCAAACGCGCGGCGGTTTAATTCAACGCCGCGTCGTAGGCGTGTATTACGATTATTCGAGCCATGAAGGGACCTTGATAATCGACCGCAATGATTTTCTCGAATTGCACCCCGACGATGGCCCGCAAGGCATCGCATTGTTTTTGCCGCCGGACGCGAATTTACCTGCGGCGCGTGAGCGTTTGCGCGAGGCGTTTGCGGGGCGCTGGTTTATCGAAATCTTTTTGAACCGCGAACTCAAACAAGAAATCTTGAAGATTTTTGAACGGACATTCGCTATCACGGCTGCGCTTCAAGCCATCGCGTCGCTGGTCGCGGCGATTGCCGTTGTGATGGTATTGTTCGCGCTGGTGAATGAACGTAAACAGGACCTGTCGCTGCTTCGCATCCTCGGCGCCGCCCGTTGGCAAACCGCCAAACTGGTTTTATGGAAAGCGGGCATTCTCGGCGCCATTGGCGGCGCGGGCGGATTGGCGGCGGGCGCGGTCATCGGCGTGATTCTCGTCAAAGTCGTTAACCTGCAATCGTTTCGCTGGTCGTTGCAATTGATCTGGCCCGTCGGCGATTTGCTGATGTTATACGGCGTGGTGGTGGCCGCTTGCGCGTTGGCGGGAGCGGTCCCTGCATGGGTCGTTGCTAAACGAAATTTGCAATCGGTGATTTGTGATGATGCGTAA
- a CDS encoding lipocalin-like domain-containing protein yields the protein MMRKLFFLLLLSAAFVNAQEMEWKKIVPPLEFSFPRDHGSHPDYRTEWWYFTGQVQTREGRRFGYQFTIFRVGIQAGEKKADEPDMAPRQILAGHFAIADIQNNGFRFAERFRRIGAGFADAALDDMHAWIGDWELKRNGNGEVSISALDRETAIGVEFSLSPSKPLVFQENGGYSKKGSESGNASAYLSWTRMKTDGVLSFDGDEYPVSGASWFDHEWGSSQLGEGVQGWDWFGLHLDDGRDLMLYGLRNNDGEFIPESGGTLVDADGTAHPLTRDDFTMVPLQTWNSPITGANYPVRWEIAVPDKNISFQIQPMVDEAEMNAVSSLGVIYWEGPVEMIGKTTGRGYMELSGYATNLEDRF from the coding sequence ATGATGCGTAAATTGTTTTTTCTATTATTACTGAGCGCTGCCTTTGTGAATGCGCAAGAAATGGAATGGAAGAAAATTGTTCCTCCCTTAGAATTTTCCTTTCCGCGCGATCATGGCTCGCATCCTGACTATCGCACCGAATGGTGGTACTTCACCGGGCAAGTCCAAACACGGGAGGGACGCCGCTTTGGCTATCAGTTCACCATTTTCCGCGTTGGCATTCAGGCTGGAGAGAAAAAGGCTGATGAGCCGGATATGGCGCCGCGACAGATATTGGCGGGGCACTTCGCGATTGCGGATATTCAGAATAACGGCTTTCGGTTCGCAGAGCGCTTTCGCCGCATCGGCGCGGGTTTCGCTGACGCGGCGCTGGACGATATGCACGCATGGATCGGCGATTGGGAACTCAAGCGTAATGGGAACGGCGAAGTGAGCATCTCGGCTTTGGATCGAGAGACGGCGATTGGGGTCGAGTTTTCGCTCTCTCCATCAAAGCCGCTGGTGTTTCAAGAAAACGGCGGTTATTCAAAAAAAGGCAGCGAGAGCGGCAACGCTTCCGCCTACCTGAGCTGGACGCGAATGAAAACGGATGGCGTTTTGTCTTTCGATGGAGATGAGTATCCCGTCAGCGGCGCCTCATGGTTTGACCATGAATGGGGTTCATCGCAACTGGGCGAAGGCGTTCAGGGGTGGGACTGGTTTGGTCTGCATCTTGATGATGGTCGCGACCTGATGCTCTACGGTTTGCGTAACAACGATGGTGAATTCATCCCCGAATCGGGTGGGACATTGGTCGACGCGGACGGGACGGCCCATCCACTCACGCGTGACGATTTCACTATGGTTCCATTACAAACCTGGAACAGTCCAATCACTGGCGCGAACTATCCTGTCCGTTGGGAAATTGCGGTTCCAGACAAAAATATTTCGTTTCAAATTCAGCCGATGGTTGATGAAGCCGAAATGAACGCCGTCAGTTCATTGGGCGTGATTTATTGGGAAGGCCCGGTCGAGATGATTGGCAAAACCACCGGGCGCGGTTACATGGAACTTTCCGGCTACGCGACCAATCTGGAAGACCGTTTTTAG